The following are encoded together in the Iodobacter fluviatilis genome:
- a CDS encoding sigma-54-dependent transcriptional regulator → MSLPILIVEDDDDLREALADTLELGGYTVLLAEEGQDALNILEKNRVGLVLSDVQMQPIDGEALLQEIKLLYPYLPVILMTAYGVIEKAVAALHAGACHYLPKPFEPDRLLQEVAKYMLGAGDEHDVIAEDPAMLSLLDMSRRVALSDASVMITGESGTGKEVLAKFLHRNSDRAARPFVAINCAAIPETLLESTLFGHEKGSFTGAATQHLGKFEQANGGTLLLDEISEMPLVLQAKLLRVLQEREVERVGGSRPIQIDIRVLATSNRDMKQEVAAGRFREDLFYRLNVFPLHLPALRERSNDILPLAKAMVARHAARQKRRIPVLSAGAVSALLANAWEGNIRELDNVMQRALILAPGDEISAEHLYLPVHSSAANVAALQTLSGDLAPVDMPVVVSDIKELEKKHILETLKSLGGARKSTAEKLGMSERTLRYKLQQYREQNPDLLI, encoded by the coding sequence TGAGCTTACCGATTTTAATTGTTGAAGATGATGATGACTTAAGAGAGGCACTGGCCGATACCCTTGAGTTAGGCGGCTATACGGTTTTGCTGGCAGAAGAAGGGCAGGATGCTCTGAATATTCTAGAAAAAAACCGCGTAGGTTTAGTGCTATCTGATGTGCAAATGCAGCCCATAGATGGCGAGGCGCTGCTGCAAGAAATTAAATTACTCTATCCCTACCTCCCTGTTATTTTAATGACGGCCTATGGTGTGATTGAAAAAGCTGTGGCCGCTTTACATGCTGGTGCATGTCATTATTTGCCCAAGCCCTTTGAGCCTGATCGTCTACTACAAGAAGTGGCTAAATATATGCTGGGGGCGGGCGATGAGCATGATGTCATTGCTGAAGATCCTGCCATGCTTAGCCTATTAGATATGTCGCGGCGGGTGGCTTTGTCAGATGCATCCGTCATGATTACCGGCGAGTCTGGTACGGGAAAGGAGGTGCTTGCTAAGTTTTTGCACCGCAATAGTGATCGTGCTGCTCGGCCTTTTGTGGCTATTAACTGTGCTGCGATTCCAGAAACTTTATTAGAATCCACTCTGTTTGGGCATGAAAAGGGCTCATTTACGGGGGCTGCAACCCAGCACTTGGGCAAGTTTGAACAAGCCAATGGCGGTACTTTATTATTAGATGAAATCTCTGAAATGCCGCTGGTGCTGCAGGCTAAATTGCTACGCGTGCTTCAAGAGCGTGAAGTCGAGCGGGTCGGGGGTAGTCGGCCGATACAGATTGATATCCGTGTTTTAGCCACTTCAAATCGAGATATGAAGCAAGAAGTGGCGGCTGGGCGGTTTCGAGAAGATTTGTTTTACCGCTTAAATGTATTTCCATTGCATTTACCCGCATTGCGTGAGCGTAGTAATGATATTTTGCCTTTGGCTAAAGCCATGGTGGCTAGGCATGCTGCTAGGCAAAAACGCCGTATTCCCGTTTTATCAGCTGGTGCTGTATCGGCTCTGCTTGCAAATGCTTGGGAAGGGAATATTCGTGAATTAGATAATGTGATGCAGCGTGCTTTGATTTTAGCGCCAGGAGATGAAATCTCTGCAGAGCACCTTTATTTGCCAGTGCACTCTTCTGCGGCAAATGTTGCCGCTTTGCAGACATTGAGCGGCGATTTAGCCCCTGTAGATATGCCGGTTGTCGTAAGTGATATTAAAGAGTTGGAAAAAAAGCATATATTGGAAACACTTAAGTCTTTAGGTGGCGCGCGTAAATCTACTGCAGAAAAACTTGGGATGAGTGAAAGAACGCTAAGGTATAAATTACAGCAATATCGTGAGCAAAATCCTGATCTATTGATCTAA
- the fliE gene encoding flagellar hook-basal body complex protein FliE, translating into MSVQGIDQVLSELKAMSTQAGGQAASQVKPTAGSPDFASMLKSSLDQVNQVQQDAQAQQLAFQSGAPEANLQDVMVSLQKASLSFQTMVQVRNKLVSAYQEVMNMQV; encoded by the coding sequence ATGAGCGTGCAAGGAATCGATCAGGTTCTTAGCGAATTAAAAGCGATGTCTACTCAAGCGGGTGGGCAGGCTGCGTCGCAAGTAAAGCCTACTGCCGGCTCACCTGATTTTGCATCGATGTTAAAGTCTTCCTTGGATCAAGTGAATCAAGTGCAACAAGACGCACAAGCTCAACAGCTTGCGTTTCAGTCAGGAGCGCCAGAAGCCAATTTGCAAGACGTAATGGTATCCTTGCAAAAAGCCAGTCTCTCATTCCAAACCATGGTGCAGGTGCGCAATAAGCTAGTTAGTGCTTATCAGGAAGTCATGAATATGCAGGTCTAA
- the fliF gene encoding flagellar basal-body MS-ring/collar protein FliF — MAEVSVAADNNLITARGFGVARERFAALSSGRKIGLMVAVAAVIALIVGNLLWSKEPAYRVLFTNIPDKDGGAIVQSLQQMNVPYKLDPGGTISVTADKIYDVRLKLAAQGLPKSGNAGFELLDNQKFGVSQFAEQVNYQRAIEGELARSIETVASVSKARVHLAMPKQTVFLRDQQKPTASVMLTLYPGRILDGGQVAGIIHLVSSSIPELPIKNVTIVDQDGNLLSKLPEMSQNNLDPRQLLYVQHVEKGFVERVETILAPLVGKENVKAEVTAQIDFAEIEQTSESFKPNSPPNSSAMRSQQTLDLQGKSSSESAGGVPGALSNQPPGAAAAPITAPVASGASEALSSGSANSRKEATINYEVDKTIQHVKQQVGGVKRLSAAVVLNYKPGKGKDGKMTYLPFSPQEMTQINNLVREAIGYNKERGDSVNVVNAAFADSLPLEEKKIKDQALAYIQTNATDVGKLALIAIVVLYLLLFVLRPLMKDMAKTREEARIQELDFGETLGTDGDTEQSPEEDENQNSLAAYEVLLQKARELAKDDPRMVATILREWMLSSGDDKGGGPNKKG; from the coding sequence ATGGCAGAGGTAAGTGTAGCGGCAGATAACAATCTGATTACAGCAAGAGGATTTGGGGTTGCGCGTGAGCGCTTCGCCGCGCTTTCGTCTGGGCGTAAGATTGGATTAATGGTTGCCGTGGCCGCAGTGATTGCGCTTATTGTGGGTAATTTACTTTGGTCTAAAGAGCCAGCCTATCGTGTTTTATTTACCAATATTCCTGATAAAGATGGCGGTGCCATCGTTCAATCGCTACAGCAAATGAATGTGCCCTATAAGCTTGATCCTGGCGGCACTATTTCTGTAACGGCCGATAAAATATATGACGTTAGATTAAAACTCGCCGCACAGGGATTGCCTAAATCAGGTAATGCGGGGTTTGAGCTGCTCGATAATCAAAAATTTGGCGTTTCTCAATTTGCTGAGCAAGTCAATTATCAACGTGCAATTGAAGGTGAATTAGCGCGCTCAATTGAAACGGTTGCATCGGTGAGTAAAGCACGGGTGCATTTAGCCATGCCTAAACAAACCGTGTTTTTGCGTGATCAGCAAAAACCTACGGCCTCCGTGATGTTAACTTTATATCCAGGGCGAATATTAGATGGTGGCCAGGTAGCAGGGATTATCCATTTAGTTTCCTCTAGCATCCCTGAATTGCCCATTAAAAACGTGACCATTGTGGATCAAGATGGCAATTTATTATCTAAATTGCCGGAAATGAGCCAAAACAATTTAGACCCGCGGCAATTACTTTATGTACAACACGTAGAGAAAGGTTTTGTTGAGCGGGTAGAAACCATTTTGGCACCGCTGGTGGGTAAAGAAAATGTAAAAGCCGAAGTAACGGCGCAAATTGATTTCGCTGAGATTGAGCAAACTTCGGAGTCGTTTAAGCCAAATTCACCGCCTAATAGCTCGGCCATGCGCAGTCAGCAAACTTTGGATTTACAAGGTAAATCCAGTAGTGAATCGGCTGGTGGTGTGCCTGGTGCATTATCTAATCAGCCGCCAGGCGCAGCGGCGGCACCTATTACAGCGCCAGTTGCTTCCGGCGCTTCAGAGGCACTCAGTAGTGGCAGTGCCAATAGTCGTAAGGAAGCCACGATTAATTATGAAGTGGATAAAACCATTCAGCATGTGAAGCAGCAAGTAGGAGGAGTGAAGCGCTTATCCGCGGCCGTAGTACTTAACTATAAGCCAGGTAAAGGTAAAGACGGAAAAATGACATACCTGCCGTTTAGCCCACAAGAAATGACTCAGATCAATAATCTAGTCCGAGAAGCGATAGGGTATAACAAAGAGCGTGGTGATTCGGTGAATGTGGTGAATGCTGCATTTGCCGATTCCTTGCCCCTTGAAGAGAAGAAAATTAAAGATCAGGCCTTGGCTTATATTCAAACTAATGCCACCGATGTGGGCAAGCTAGCGCTCATTGCCATTGTTGTGTTGTATTTGCTGTTGTTTGTTTTGCGCCCACTGATGAAGGATATGGCCAAAACCCGCGAAGAAGCCCGTATACAAGAGTTGGATTTTGGCGAAACCCTAGGGACAGATGGCGATACTGAGCAGAGCCCAGAAGAAGATGAAAATCAAAACAGCCTGGCAGCCTATGAAGTGCTATTGCAGAAGGCTAGAGAGTTGGCTAAGGACGATCCTCGCATGGTGGCCACTATCTTGCGTGAATGGATGTTAAGTAGCGGTGATGATAAAGGCGGTGGTCCTAATAAAAAGGGATAA
- the fliG gene encoding flagellar motor switch protein FliG encodes MAADLKDEGVRKCALLLMTLGEDVAVEVFKFLGPKEVQKLGFAVAGMDGVKREEIGIVLGDFIASTQNRANLGAADEYIRSVLTKALGTDKAANLLDRILQGNDNNGIESLKWMDSSAVAELIKNEHPQIIATILVHLESDQSAEVLSCFVERLRNDVLLRIATLEGVQPVALKELNDVLTQLMSGTDKVKKSAMGGVQMTADILNFMGGVIEAAAISSVRDYDPELAQKIQDKMFTFDNIIDIDDRGIQLLMREIQSDSLVISLKGTSQALKEKIFKNMSSRAAEMLRDDLEARGPVKLSDVEAEQKEILKIVRRLADEGQIVLGGKGDEGLVE; translated from the coding sequence ATGGCTGCTGATTTAAAGGACGAAGGGGTGCGCAAATGCGCTCTCTTGCTAATGACTTTGGGCGAAGACGTGGCCGTTGAAGTGTTTAAGTTTTTAGGCCCCAAGGAAGTGCAAAAGCTAGGCTTTGCCGTTGCGGGGATGGATGGGGTAAAGCGTGAAGAGATTGGTATCGTGCTCGGCGATTTTATTGCCTCCACGCAGAATCGAGCCAACTTGGGAGCGGCGGATGAATATATTCGATCGGTATTAACTAAAGCGTTAGGGACTGATAAGGCCGCTAATTTGCTTGATCGCATTTTGCAGGGTAATGATAATAACGGGATTGAGTCTTTAAAATGGATGGATTCATCTGCGGTTGCTGAGCTTATTAAAAATGAGCATCCGCAAATTATTGCGACCATCTTGGTGCATTTAGAATCCGATCAATCAGCGGAAGTTTTAAGCTGTTTTGTAGAGCGGCTGCGTAATGATGTGCTGCTGCGGATTGCCACCTTAGAAGGCGTGCAGCCAGTTGCCTTGAAAGAGTTGAATGACGTGCTTACGCAATTGATGTCTGGCACTGATAAGGTGAAAAAGAGCGCCATGGGTGGTGTGCAAATGACTGCCGATATTCTCAACTTTATGGGTGGAGTGATAGAGGCTGCTGCGATTTCTAGTGTACGTGATTACGATCCAGAGCTGGCACAAAAAATTCAGGACAAAATGTTTACCTTCGACAATATTATAGATATTGATGACCGGGGTATTCAACTCTTGATGCGCGAAATTCAATCCGATTCCTTGGTGATTTCGCTGAAGGGTACGAGCCAAGCACTCAAAGAAAAGATCTTTAAAAATATGTCTTCACGGGCTGCTGAAATGCTGCGTGACGATTTAGAAGCACGTGGACCGGTTAAGCTATCTGATGTTGAAGCTGAGCAAAAAGAAATCCTTAAAATCGTGCGACGTTTGGCCGATGAAGGACAAATTGTCTTGGGTGGTAAGGGTGATGAAGGCTTGGTTGAGTAA
- a CDS encoding FliH/SctL family protein produces the protein MSNPRVIPREQLSAWEKWELASLNEAEAEAAAELAEVSLEDAISLEEAEANLEAEAHDVLVPLPIEPEETAAPDVPFPTAEEIEAISQQAQSEGFEAGLEAGRLVAEDEVNRLRAVLASVEFTLQKAEAMLANEVLDLAVVIARQMVRDELSDSPERLLPIVREALASMPAARSPSRVFLNPEDLTAISAMLGGEMLSDTWRFIADAHLESGGCRIETPDSAVDLSLPVRWQNILRVLGRDGRPDLVWDAPEPPFGAAPLNKVAEPVTSTPPDIEPEPKIEQKSESEAEPEPEPEPEPEPEPEPDSELDGVATQSDFASLESALSDDAEIEPSLNHGFEPPAEADKHD, from the coding sequence ATGAGTAATCCACGCGTGATTCCACGCGAGCAATTAAGTGCTTGGGAAAAATGGGAATTAGCCTCGCTTAATGAAGCAGAGGCAGAAGCGGCTGCAGAGTTGGCCGAAGTGAGTTTAGAAGATGCGATTTCTCTTGAGGAAGCTGAGGCAAACCTTGAGGCCGAAGCGCATGACGTATTAGTGCCTTTGCCTATTGAACCGGAAGAGACGGCCGCCCCTGATGTTCCTTTTCCAACTGCAGAAGAAATTGAAGCTATTTCTCAGCAAGCACAAAGCGAAGGTTTTGAAGCGGGCTTAGAGGCTGGGCGCTTAGTGGCCGAAGACGAAGTTAATCGTCTTCGCGCTGTACTGGCGAGTGTGGAATTTACTTTGCAAAAAGCAGAAGCCATGCTTGCCAATGAAGTGCTGGATTTGGCGGTTGTGATTGCGCGGCAAATGGTGCGGGATGAATTAAGTGATTCGCCTGAGCGCCTACTGCCTATTGTGCGAGAAGCCTTAGCCAGTATGCCTGCAGCGCGATCCCCATCGCGGGTATTCTTAAACCCAGAAGACTTAACGGCCATCTCTGCCATGTTGGGCGGCGAAATGCTGAGTGACACGTGGCGATTTATCGCTGATGCGCACTTAGAGTCTGGCGGCTGTCGGATTGAAACCCCAGATTCTGCGGTTGATTTATCTTTGCCGGTTCGCTGGCAGAATATTCTACGGGTATTGGGCCGCGATGGACGCCCTGATCTGGTTTGGGACGCGCCTGAACCTCCTTTTGGGGCTGCTCCATTAAATAAAGTGGCAGAGCCTGTGACTTCTACTCCCCCAGATATTGAGCCAGAGCCAAAAATAGAACAAAAGTCAGAGTCAGAAGCAGAACCAGAACCAGAACCAGAACCAGAGCCAGAGCCAGAGCCAGAGCCAGACTCAGAGCTTGATGGTGTTGCAACACAATCAGATTTTGCATCGCTTGAATCAGCTCTATCTGATGACGCCGAGATTGAGCCTTCGCTAAATCACGGCTTTGAACCTCCTGCTGAAGCAGATAAACATGACTGA